The genomic DNA taagcCTACTATTTCATAAAGTCTTATAACTAAAAGACACTAGccaataaaattttcgaattgtAAACATGCTGAGGGAGCCTAACCGCTAAATCCAGAAAAAAtaggaatattttaattaaatacatacatacatttaatgaATGGGTAggggaatatataatataatgctaAATTAAGCGCGAAAATAATGGATTAGACTCAACTGAATATAATCCGAATGTGTACTTAATAGTagtaatacgagtatataagatTTGTGTatgttcaaaaatacaaaatatttgcagaTCTTGATGGctttcaaaatacatatatggcaATCATGATCAGGTTACAAATACCTATGCTATTGAACAGGCAACAGGCAGGCCGACACATgcctttttcttttatatttacaaattaatagcCATTTGTACAACAATGGAGATTTCCATGTGGATACACAAGGGCGAATTACTGTTTAATTTAACTATTCTTACGCGCATAGTTGGTATTTCTATGAAACAGTGAACGCAATTATTAAGAgtatttactgttttttttagattagtttttaattaaattatggcAGTGCAGCACGCCCGAGATCTTAACAATAGCAAAACGTGGTGGGTTACTGGTCCTGTTGATTTGTTATACTTTTTATTGTAATGCATGATTATTGTTGTATTGGTCGGCGAAATAGTAAAATATGTGGTTCTGGTTTATGTATCATGTAATGTATCCAACCGCGAGATTGTTGCACACCAATAGACCGCCATTCATGCTCCGACATTAGATGCGTTTTAGGCACCAATTTCGAAAGTTCCTTTGGTAGTACAACAtgtctttaaaataatataagaaaaaacatatgtttattaaacaaaaaacaacgaaTTGCCCATAACAAAATTATTCACCTATATTCGAATTTTTCATCATAGTATTTATCCGAATAGTAAATGTCCTTGCTCATGATGGTTGGCTTATGCGAATTTTGTAGATACCAACAAATGAAAGAAGTTCTTCACGTTTTTTGCACCTGGTGCAGATGTTCGGCAACCGGTAATCCTTTATTAAATTGTTTCGACGTTAGTTTAAAGGCGCAGAATTCGctttacacaaaaacaaattttttcgattgtattcgtttaactttttgtttttttttttcaattgatctaaacttttaaaatgttattttagcAATTTTCGCGAAATATATCCATATAAATGCCTCTTCCTCTTGCtacaaaatcaatcaaaatccGCAAGGCGCTAAACTTGTGTCGATCGTTTTATTTTCCGTTTGAATTTgttatttcacttatttatgGTAAAACTGCATGCATAAAAGCGAGATAGCCATTTTAAGTGATGCGTAACGTTAGCGACATCTTTGGGCGAATTTACATCAGCACAATGGTAGTGTTCACTATAATGGCGCAATAACAGAGTTGCAACGAAccctacttttttatttaattattttgatttcttcTAAGCAAGTCACGGCTACCGAATTTGCAATGCTTGGAAAGAATTAACACTTACACAATTCAAACGACATATGACTAGCAGGTTTTTTTGTAGAGCAAAAAATTCCATAGAAAAAACCATGATTTTATTGGCAATTTGGGACATTTTTAGTAATGTATGAATAAAAagaattcatttttatttattgtcaatttataatttatatgaaagaagaatatttttattacttttttattatttattagtaaaaatatataatgaaaaattatttgcattgtAACAAGCAATAAATTGAGCATAAAGTATTTTCATGAAAGTCAAAATTTACACATGTatccataaatatatttgttaacttGAAAATTGACAGttcgtatttatatataaataaacaaaaaatcttGATTGAATAGATCTAACAACCAAATAACAAAGATGATGACCAAAACATTAATTTCGAATCAACATATAAAGAATAATATTTCAGTATGCTTAAATTAAAGATTATTTTCGATAGTTTTGAACATTACCTATTTTGCTAGGGAATGTTGAATAAAGGTACATATGGatctacatacaaaaaatagaataagcttcaaaaaatataaacatataaaaataaatgttaaactACAATGCATCACAAAACCTGATCCCAGTTTTATATACCGCTGTTTTAGTTTCTTATTACTTACGTTGTTTGCGCATATTTAAATTCGCATAAAAAGTACTGATTCTGTATAATATTTTGCGCAAAGTAAAGCTGTGAAAGTAAATATAGTTGACAGATCGTTCTTATCCAACAAATGTTAAACTTCATCCAGTAACGCCAATTTACTAAAAGCAGTTCAAGCTTTAGAAACATACACCTTCATATATTGTTAAATTGGAATATTGATGTTGTTTTTCTCTCCTTACCATTGTAATATTTCTAGGGTGAAATCTGCTACTTTGTCATTTCGCATGCTTTTACTTCCGACGTGGTGCTGTCACTGCACGTGATAACCTTCCAATCACGAAAGGCCATAGCACTAGTAATGTAAACCAAAGAGGTGAAATATCAGCAAACGGCCACCATTTTGGGTAATTACGGCCTCTACTCTGGTTTGTAGCTTTCTGCGCTACAGTTGTACGCATATCATTCAACAATTTTTCCAAGCTATTCATACGTTGGTTAACTGCTACTAAATCGGCATTCATACGCAGCACAGTTGCTTGAATTTGCTTAAGCATTTCAGAATTGTGCTGCATTGTTTCGGTAATGTCTATATTCATATCCACCGGATCACCATATTCATCATCAGACTGATCCACAGTGCCGTTAGACATGGCATAGGTGGAGTGTGTCACAGGTATTTCTGGTATTGCAGAAACTGTAGAATTTGTCTGTGGTGCGATAATTCCATCGCGTTCATTTGTgccatttattaaattattatcagCGCGATGATTATGGCTTAAGACGGAACCATTCATTGGAGAATTTGTAGGAAGCTGAAAAGTGTAAAtgtgtttacatatatacataaaaagatGTTCATACATAAAAGTAAGAAACCATTTGGCATACCTCATCTTCTTCACCGCTGCTCCCATTCAAGCTTACACCATGTTGTGGACTATTCGTTCGCGAATTGAATGGTGAATTTGGGTGCGATTCGGCCAGCTCACGCATACCCGGTGCAACCTTATCCAGTTCCTCTAAATTTATATTGTCCAAGCCACTAATGCTACCAACAAAGTTTTGTACGTTTTCGGTGAATGACATCGTTTCAATAATTTCACGCAAACTATTTACGTAACGTTCCATTGCTTGATGCTTCTCTAAGTGTCGATTATCATTCCAGGCATCCCATTTCGCTTTGCCAACCACATCCCAGAAGCCAGGACGCTTTTGATGACACGGACCTTCTGTTGCTTGCTTATAGTAACCGTAAAATTTGAGCATCATGGCGGTGCTGGGTTGATATGGGCCATTTTTCGGCAACCCTTTGATCACATTGACGGCGGCTTGAAAACGCTCCTCTATAGAGGTCATTGTATCGGCAGTAATTTTGTTGCAAAGTAATAAGGCGTTTCTAGTTAGCTTTAATATActggaaaaagtaaaaatttttaaatagataATGCTTGGTTAATATTCAACTAcatgaaataaattatgaaagaaATAACTACGTTATCAATGAGATACAATTAATCTACAATAGCACaataatatgtgtgtgtgccgtAATTTTAGGTACttcaaataaatgcaaaaaacttgaaaaagttAATACAAATTCTGTAATCAATTGAGGCATGGGATTAAAGTTcaataaataacatatatatcggGAAAGGCGTTAAACTTTAGATTACGCTGAAAATTGTCACATATATACTAAGtacgaaaattttttgccacgcatatactaaatacaaaaatattaggAGACAAACTATTTTCAGAATATAAATTACACGAATTTCAAAGTATGCAGGTGTGAAAAAACTTGCAAATAAGTTCAGCAAACTATACTTGTTTAAAGTGCACAATCATATAGCGGAAACTATATGTACATTCTCTATTAAGCTTTAAGTCCGAATCCGGCAAGTTACGCACTGACATATCAAGAGCGGTGTAAGCCGCAGTGCGTCAAAAATAGTCGCTAGACAAGTTTTACCTCACTGAGTAGCGACCGCttactacaaaaaaattaaaacaaatttaatgcaAGTGATTTGTTGGAAGCCAGCTGGAAAATGAACGGATTAAGCGTGTTTAagttatgaaattttcaaaaataaacggAGCGAATCAGTAATGGTGTTCCAATAGTTTCAATACCTGCTGTTGCAATTAGCTTTTGTTTTCTACATTAATTCGTTTT from Bactrocera oleae isolate idBacOlea1 chromosome 3, idBacOlea1, whole genome shotgun sequence includes the following:
- the Cks30A gene encoding cyclin-dependent kinases regulatory subunit, which translates into the protein MSKDIYYSDKYYDEKFEYRHVVLPKELSKLVPKTHLMSEHEWRSIGVQQSRGWIHYMIHKPEPHILLFRRPIQQ
- the LOC106627121 gene encoding acyl-CoA-binding domain-containing protein 5; this encodes MTSIEERFQAAVNVIKGLPKNGPYQPSTAMMLKFYGYYKQATEGPCHQKRPGFWDVVGKAKWDAWNDNRHLEKHQAMERYVNSLREIIETMSFTENVQNFVGSISGLDNINLEELDKVAPGMRELAESHPNSPFNSRTNSPQHGVSLNGSSGEEDELPTNSPMNGSVLSHNHRADNNLINGTNERDGIIAPQTNSTVSAIPEIPVTHSTYAMSNGTVDQSDDEYGDPVDMNIDITETMQHNSEMLKQIQATVLRMNADLVAVNQRMNSLEKLLNDMRTTVAQKATNQSRGRNYPKWWPFADISPLWFTLLVLWPFVIGRLSRAVTAPRRK